A single Drechmeria coniospora strain ARSEF 6962 chromosome 03, whole genome shotgun sequence DNA region contains:
- a CDS encoding putative phytochrome-like histidine kinase: MDEPQEEQAPPSAPSPRVAESKTHGDRPSPAVAHGAIVLPETTDQPQGSTVYPARVPSCSASSSQQVGHQSTPSDLSGDRVFPIRSVVSVDPSSTKGSMAGDDRSSPFFVDPDGRDGSHRPGKPRREPSTAGLPSSITAAGDRAARLRTKRPMSGPFSSIQADAARQGTVPPLSLNVVMSDRESDASGSHDGDLSSSVSATAPPRPESPCTVSGPESLAELPHVTTRFTHIETEDGHAVITGRDGTLQRCEDEPIHTPGAVQGFGVLLALREEDEGCFVVRYVSENSERMLTYSPKQLFELKNFMDILTEEQQDNLLDHIDFIRDEDADPSVNGPEVLSLSIRPRQRTRTIKLWCAIHINSAHPDLVICEFELDDDRQYPLRPEDESTPDTPHDTLHSNPTLEEIEESTEILNKPLRVLRSARKQRGEQGAMRVFDILSQVQEQLCAASTLDSFLKVLVGIVKELTGFHRVMIYQFDSNFNGKVVTELVDTSQTIDLYKGLHFPASDIPAQALNLYKVNKVRLLYDRDLETARIVCRTQGDLEVALDMTHAYLRAMSPIHLKYLANMAVRSSMSISIAAFGELWGLIACHSYGPRGMRVSFPIRKLCRLVGDTASRNIERLSYASRLQARKLINTAPTDKNPSGYIVASSDDLLKLFDADLGLLSIKGETKILGSVEDSQEVLALLEYLRMRKLTSIFASQAVGQDFPDLCYLPGFQIIAGLLYVPLSVGGLDFIVFLRRGQVKEVKWAGNPYEKTIREGTAGYLEPRSSFKSWHETVVGTCREWTGEQVETAAVLCLVYGKFIEVWREKEAAIQRSKLTRLLLANSAHEVRTPLNAIINYLEIALEGTLDTETRKNLIRSHSASKSLIYVINDLLDLAKIEEGQDLVKDEIFDLMACIREATDPFYIDAKRKGIQYEVASHPGLPRFVHGDGRILRQAISNITANAIAHTKVGSVEVEVLVSEIRDRQASIEIIVADSGAGMSAKQLDALFRDLEQVSSEEAEQVDTSPDLSAKADKPRTLGLGLAVVARAVRNMDGQLRLKSEEGQGTRFVVQLPFLLPDESSTSMASFHTSPLSHCVTIASDSATAPAGEMTLIDRSRAINVVHGEEKTDGKEAVAGSQPTIGSLSSQASRRSGADRLINAIQTPLPFNDAQGEENFTSHRDSQDPIRSGSSWCAALKANDGAGFVLPPSVNSRAAIPSASARPHQKQTTLEPGDAKPHVRAIKVPEEYTDIPAASRQNEQSRVLLGIASGNEIGDGPAKTETRNGEMHSSAPMRALVAEDNPINMKILQKRLERTGHEVYHAVNGEVCAALFKDEPSKFDIILMDMQMPIVDGLASVKIIRSIENSTEHKGHSKLAEINGRIPVFAVSASLVETRIRTYVDAGFDGWILKPIDFDRLHTLLKGIYDSQTRDSCLYIPGQWERGGWFLSRNGNEGDDDLQITPKADMTTTRTTSETNPIARDLASAVQDTRDICVDERN, encoded by the exons ATGGACGAGCcgcaggaggagcaggcaCCCCCATCGGCGCCCTCACCCAGAGTGGCAGAGTCCAAGACGCATGGTGACCGTCCATCTCCTGCAGTGGCCCATggcgccatcgtcctccCAGAAACCACCGATCAGCCTCAAGGCTCCACGGTGTACCCGGCACGCGTCCCGTCCTGCAGCGCCAGCTCTTCCCAGCAGGTCGGACACCAATCCACCCCCTCGGATCTCTCTGGCGACCGAGTCTTTCCTATCCGATCCGTCGTCAGCGTCGACCCTTCATCGACAAAGGGTTCGATGGCCGGAGATGACCGTTCCTCGCCCTTCTTCGTCGATCCCGACGGTCGAGATGGCTCTCATCGTCCGGGTAAGCCTCGAAGGGAGCCTTCGACGGCTGGCCTCCCGTCTTCCATCACGGCAGCCGGTGATCGAGCGGCTCGCCTGCGGACGAAGCGGCCCATGAGCGGCCCCTTCTCGAGCATACAGGCCGATGCTGCGAGGCAGGGAACCGTGCCTCCCCTGTCTCTGAACGTTGTCATGTCGGACCGGGAATCCGATGCGTCCGGCTCCCATGACGGCgatctctcctcctccgtctctGCTACCGCCCCGCCCCGGCCGGAGAGCCCCTGTACCGTGTCAGGACCAGAGTCCCTGGCCGAGTTGCCTCATGTCACCACGCGCTTCACTCACATCGAAACCGAGGATGGCCACGCCGTCATCACCGGGCGGGACGGCACCTTGCAGCGTTGCGAGGACGAGCCCATCCATACCCCCGGCGCCGTCCAGGGGTTTGGCGTCCTCCTGGCCCTCCGAGAGGAGGACGAAGgctgcttcgtcgtccgCTATGTCAGCGAGAACTCGGAACGGATGCTCACCTACAGCCCCAAGCAGCTGTTTGAGCTCAAAAACTTCATGGATATCTTGaccgaggagcagcaggacAACCTGCTCGACCACATAGACTTTATtcgcgacgaggatgccgatcCTTCCGTCAACGGACCCGAGGTCCTCAGCCTCTCGATCCGACCACGTCAGAGGACGAGGACCATCAAGCTCTGGTGTGCCATCCACATCAACTCGGCCCACCCCGATCTCGTCATATGCGAgttcgagctcgacgacgaccggcaGTATCCGCTCAGAcccgaggacgagtcgacTCCAGATACGCCGCACGATACCTTGCATTCGAACCCGACGTTGGAGGAGATTGAGGAGAGCACCGAGATACTGAACAAGCCCCTCCGTGTCTTGCGAAGTGCCCGGAAGCAGCGAGGCGAGCAGGGTGCCATGCGCGTCTTTGACATCCTGTCGCAGGTGCAGGAGCAGCTTTGCGCCGCCTCCACGCTCGACAGCTTCCTCAAGgttctcgtcggcatcgtcaaggaGCTCACCGGTTTCCACCGAGTCATGATCTACCAGTTCGACTCCAACTTCAACGGCAAGGTCGtcaccgagctcgtcgacacgTCCCAAACCATAGATCTCTACAAGGGACTTCACTTTCCCGCCAGCGACATCCCCGCCCAGGCGTTGAACCTCTACAAGGTCAACAAGGTGCGTCTTCTCTACGACCGGGACCTTGAAACGGCCAGGATTGTCTGCCGCACCCAAGGAGACTTGGAGGTGGCCCTCGACATGACGCACGCCTACCTGAGGGCCATGTCGCCCATCCACCTCAAATACTTGGCCAACATGGCCGTCCGATCGTCCATgtccatctccatcgccgccttcgGCGAGCTGTGGGGCCTCATAGCCTGCCACTCCTACGGGCCTCGCGGCATGCGCGTCTCCTTTCCCATAAGGAAGTTGTGCCGCCTGGTGGGGGACACTGCCTCTCGAAACATCGAACGACTCTCGTACGCCTCAAGGCTGCAGGCCCGCAAGCTGATCAACACCGCCCCGACGGACAAGAACCCCTCGGGCTacatcgtcgcctcgtccgatGACCTCCTGAAACTGTTCGATGCCGACCTGGGCCTGCTCTCGATTAAGGGTGAGACGAAGATCCTGGGCTCCGTCGAGGACAGCCAGGAGGTGCTGGCGTTGCTCGAGTACCTGCGCATGCGCAAGTTGACCTCCATCTTCGCCTCCCAGGCCGTCGGCCAAGACTTTCCTGACCTGTGCTACCTGCCCGGCTTTCAAATCATAGCAGGCCTGTTGTATGTGCCTCtgagcgtcggcggcctggACTTCATCGTCTTCTTGCGCCGAGGGCAGGTGAAGGAAGTAAAATGGGCTGGCAACCCGTACGAGAAAACCATCCGGGAGGGCACCGCAGGGTACTTGGAACCCAGAAGCAGCTTCAAGTCCTGGCACgagaccgtcgtcggcacttGTCGCGAATGGACCGGGGAGCaggtcgagacggccgcgGTCCTCTGCCTCGTTTATG GTAAATTCATCGAGGTCTGGAgagagaaggaggcggcgatACAGAGAAGCAAGCTGACGCGCCTGCTCCTTGCCAACTCGGCCCACGAAGTGCGAACTCCGCTCAACGCCATCATCAACTATCTTGAAATTGCGCTCGAAGGCACCCTTGACACGGAAACTCGGAAGAACCTCATCCGTTCCCATTCGGCCTCAAAATCTCTCATATACGTTATCAACGACCTGCTTGATCTGGCCAAGATTGAGGAGGGCCAAGATTTGGTCAAGGATGAGATTTTCGACTTGATGGCATGCATCCGGGAAGCGACCGATCCGTTCTACATCGACGCGAAGCGCAAGGGGATCCAGTACGAGGTAGCATCCCACCCGGGCCTCCCTAGGTTCGTCCACGGCGATGGGCGGATATTGCGGCAAGCGATCAGCAACATCACGGCGAATGCCATCGCCCACACCAAGGTCGGTTCGGTTGAAGTCGAAGTTTTGGTGTCAGAAATCAGGGATAGGCAGGCCAGTATCGAAATAATCGTCGCTGATTCCGGTGCGGGAATGAGTGCGAAGCAGCTGGATGCCCTGTTTCGTGACCTGGAGCAGGTTAGCAGCGAAGAAGCGGAACAGGTGGACACGTCGCCAGACCTGTCGGCGAAAGCAGACAAACCGCGAACCCTTGGCCTCGGACTCGCAGTTGTGGCCCGCGCCGTGAGAAATATGGATGGCCAACTGCGTCTGAAGTCGGAGGAGGGACAGGGCACGCGGTTCGTCGTTCAGCTGCCATTCTTGTTGCCCGACGAGTCATCTACCTCCATGGCCAGTTTCCACACTAGCCCCTTGTCGCATTGCGTCACCATCGCTTCGGATTCTGCGACCGCACCGGCAGGTGAAATGACGCTCATTGACCGCAGCCGAGCCATCAATGTGGTgcacggcgaggagaagacCGATGGAAAGGAGGCCGTTGCAGGAAGTCAGCCCACCATTGGCAGTTTGTCTAGTCAGGCAAGCCGCCGGAGTGGCGCTGACCGGCTCATAAACGCCATCCAGACGCCATTGCCTTTCAATGATGCTCAGGGGGAGGAGAATTTCACGAGCCATCGAGACTCGCAAGATCCCATCCGCTCCGGTTCCAGCTGGTGCGCCGCGTTGAAGGCGAATGATGGGGCCGGCTTTGTACTACCCCCAAGTGTCAACTCGCGAGCAGCCATCCCGTCAGCTTCTGCTCGCCCTCACCAGAAACAGACTACACTTGAACCGGGAGATGCCAAGCCGCATGTTCGGGCCATCAAGGTTCCGGAGGAATATACGGATATTCCGGCGGCATCGCGACAGAATGAACAATCGCGCGTGCTACTTGGCATAGCAAGTGGCAATGAGATCGGGGATGGTCCGGCCAAGACCGAAACACGAAATGGCGAGATGCACAGCAGTGCGCCGATGCGCGCCCTGGTCGCCGAGGACAATCCGATCAACATGAAAATTCTGCAGAAGAGGCTCGAGAGAACCGGTCACGAAGTATACCATGCTGTGAATGGCGAAGTCTGTGCTGCATTGTTCAAGGATGAACCCTCCAAGTTTGATATCATCCTCATGGATATGCAG ATGCCTATTGTCGATGGACTTGCAAGTGTCAAGATCATTCGCTCTATCGAAAACTCGACGGAGCACAAGGGACACTCAAAACTCGCAGAAATTAACGGCCGCATCCCGGTCTTTGCCGTCTCTGCCTCATTGGTCGAAACGCGAATACGGACGTATGTCGATGCTGGATTTGACGGGTGGATTTTAAAACCAATAGACTTTGATCGACTGCACACGCTGCTCAAGGGAATATACGATTCGCAGACACGGGATTCCTGCCTGTACATTCCGGGACAGTGGGAACGTGGCGGTTGGTTTTTATCGCGAAATGGAAacgagggcgatgatgacTTGCAGATTACGCCCAAAGCTGATATGACTACAACGAGGACTACCAGCGAGACGAACCCGATCGCGCGAGATCTAGCATCCGCAGTGCAAGATACTAGAGACATCTGCGTTGATGAACGGAATTGA